In a single window of the Osmerus eperlanus chromosome 4, fOsmEpe2.1, whole genome shotgun sequence genome:
- the rbm38 gene encoding RNA-binding protein 38 has protein sequence MFLSPFGGGLEIMHPTVQKDTTYTKIFVGGLPYHTNDVSLRKYFETFGDIDEAVVITDRQTGKSRGYGFVTMMERGAAEWACKDPNPIIDGRKANVNLAYLGAKPRSPQTGFSVGVQQVHPALIQRQYGLAQQYVYPQAFLQPSLVLGSQLSPTAGLSPPYLDYSSAYTHYTTPTTGLEHYPYTPSPSPSAGYLGYSFSPAAPGLGVTGPPTPPTPAHPPLGPLSGFSAPPAAFLQFPLQQPDRLQ, from the exons ATGTTTCTGAGTCCATTTGGTGGAGGTTTAGAAATAATGCATCCTACTGTTCAGAAAGACACAACTTACACAAAGATATTTGTCGGCGGTTTGCCATATCACACCAACGATGTTTCTCTTCGGAAATATTTCGAAACATTCGGGGACATTGACGAGGCAGTTGTGATaacggacagacagactgggaaATCAAGAGGATACGGCTTT GTCACCATGATGGAGCGGGGCGCAGCAGAGTGGGCCTGTAAAGACCCCAACCCCATCATTGACGGCAGGAAGGCGAATGTGAACCTAGCATACCTGGGAGCCAAGCCACGAAGTCCACAGACAG gtttCTCGGTGGGTGTTCAGCAGGTACACCCAGCACTGATCCAGAGGCAGTATGG GCTGGCCCAGCAGTATGTGTACCCCCAGGCCTTCCTGCAGCCCAGCCTGGTGCTCGGGTCCCAGCTCAGCCCCACGGCCGGCCTCAGCCCCCCCTACCTGGACTACTCCTCCGCCTACACTCActacaccacccccaccacaggCCTAGAGCACTACCCgtacaccccctctccctcgccctctgcAGGCTACTTGGGCTACAGCTTCTCCCCTGCCGCGCCTGGCCTCGGCGTCACTGGCCCCCCTACCCCGCCCACGCCAGCCCACCCTCCCCTTGGCCCCCTCTCCGGGTTCTCGGCCCCCCCAGCTGCCTTCCTGCAATTCCCCCTCCAGCAGCCAGACCGCCTGCAGTGA
- the mipb gene encoding major intrinsic protein of lens fiber b: protein MWEFRSMTFWRAVFAEFFGTMFFVFFGMGAALRWTTGPHHILHVALCFGLAAATLIQSIGHISGGHINPAVTFAYLVGSQMSLFRAVFYMAAQCLGAVAGAAVLYGVTPNNMRGNMALNVLQPGISLGMGTTVEVFLTMQLVVCVFAVTDERRNGRMGSAALSIGFSVTIGHLMGMYYTGAGMNPARSFAPAVLFRNFFNHWVYWVGPMIGGAMGALLYDFMLFPRMRGLSERLATLKGIRSPETETQQDTRGEPIELKTQAL, encoded by the exons ATGTGGGAGTTCCGGTCCATGACATTTTGGCGGGCAGTGTTTGCCGAGTTCTTCGGGACCATGTTCTTTGTGTTTTTCGGGATGGGCGCAGCCCTCCGCTGGACCACCGGGCCCCACCACATCCTTCACGTGGCGCTCTGCTTCGGCCTGGCTGCTGCCACCCTCATCCAGTCTATCGGCCACATCAGCGGAGGCCACATCAACCCGGCGGTGACCTTCGCCTACCTGGTGGGCTCCCAGATGTCCCTGTTCCGCGCTGTCTTCTACATGGCTGCTCAGTGCCTGGGCGCTGTTGCCGGCGCCGCCGTGCTCTACGGGGTCACACCCAACAACATGAGAGGCAACATGGCGCTGAACGTG CTGCAGCCCGGCATCAGCCTGGGCATGGGCACCACCGTGGAGGTGTTCCTCACCATGCagctggtggtgtgtgtctttgctgtGACGGATGAGAGGAGGAACGGACGCATGGGCTCGGCTGCTCTCTCCATCGGCTTCTCAGTCACCATTGGACACCTTATGGGC ATGTACTACACTGGTGCTGGGATGAACCCTGCTAGATCCTTCGCTCCTGCTGTCCTCTTCAGGAACTTCTTTAACCACTGG GTGTACTGGGTCGGCCCCATGATAGGAGGTGCCATGGGCGCTCTTCTGTATGACTTCATGCTGTTCCCACGCATGCGTGGTCTCTCTGAGCGCCTGGCCACACTGAAAGGCATCCGATCTCCCGAGACCGAGACCCAGCAGGACACCCGTGGAGAGCCCATCGAGCTCAAGACGCAAGCCCTATAA
- the LOC134018264 gene encoding aquaporin-4: MTLRELRSRQFWRAMLAELLGSLVFVSAVLGSSVPGSGEAPPGPLYPALAAGMVAVALGHCFGEISGAQVNPAVTLSLLATRKLDLLRALVYVGAQCLGASLGAGALYLALPLKSTAECFVSKVPMELNAAQALGMEVLSTFQLVFTVFSVEDQRRRENVEPGNLAIGFSVSAGVLMAGRFSGGSMNPARSLGPAIITGFWENHWVYWIGPVLGAVLAAWSHEFFFAPGASRQKLVACLTCKDIEMVETASVSRSSLSTVTQTAMRAKQTNKQEHN, from the exons ATGACACTGCGTGAG TTGCGCAGTCGTCAGTTTTGGCGAGCCATGCTTGCGGAGCTGCTGGGCTCCCTGGTGTTTGTGAGTGCCGTGTTGGGCTCCTCGGTGCCCGGCTCTGGAGAGGCCCCACCAGGCCCCCTCTACCCAGCCCTGGCTGCTGGCATGGTGGCTGTTGCCTTGGGTCACTGCTTTGGAGAGATCAGTGGGGCGCAG GTAAATCCTGCGGTGACCTTGTCCCTGCTGGCTACACGGAAGCTAGACCTGCTCAGGGCACTGGTCTACGTCGGGGCCCAATGTCTGGGGGCCTCGCTAGGGGCTGGAGCCCTCTACCTCGCCCTGCCACTAAAATCCACTGCAGAATGCTTTGTCAGCaag gtaccTATGGAGTTGAACGCTGCCCAGGCTCTGGGGATGGAGGTCCTGTCGACGTTCCAGCTAGTCTTCACAGTGTTCTCTGTGGAGGATCAGAGGAGGCGGGAGAACGTGGAGCCAGGGAACCTGGCCATTGGGTTCTCTGTCAGTGCTGGGGTCCTCATGGCG GGTCGGTTCTCCGGTGGCAGTATGAACCCAGCCCGCTCCCTAGGCCCAGCCATCATCACAGGCTTCTGGGAGAACCACTGG gtGTACTGGATCGGGCCAGTGCTTGGGGCAGTTCTGGCTGCGTGGTCCCATGAGTTCTTCTTTGCGCCCGGTGCATCACGCCAGAAGCTGGTGGCATGTCTGACCTGTAAGGACATCGAGATGGTGGAGACGGCCAGCGTGTCTCGCTCCTCCCTGTCCACCGTCACACAGACCGCCATGAGAGCCAAGCAGACCAACAAGCAGGAGCACAActga
- the baz2a gene encoding bromodomain adjacent to zinc finger domain protein 2A encodes MEANNHFNYGSHSVSSNSGLKLSSGDSPYTNGSSMSFPQQGKNINGEMNVNGVTTVIGSSVPGSHPPTAPYPHMSNHHHQGSMGYDYGLWAGQPQYSPTMSSPSGHGMHQKQPPPGVMQQQTQHHFQGHGQYQLNGGMGGSRQPPVAALPNVTLSGNQYWNRGNPGQQQMGYNSHGVYGAYQSQVHPGIAPSQHHQQQSLQSPPHQQTQQHLHHHPHHQHQQHQQQPQHYGMVPNGMPYYQHQPQHPPLPAPQPQAPPPPQPQTQSQMMPPTSQNFTPPRGSPQHHNLGRGGNGSPLPMGVSSVPMMSPSAVPDGGSPQSQTSERSPHGTNVGMPPVMQGRISEYKESDKSYNGMEMSSVSQRLPKCDSYPSQPPGPLTGPTSDYCQPVTQRLEVASSSRDPVMTAPPHSMSSPPSAVSAPPPVLVTSSVATTPPRVSASGPPQPSPGPPVVLSPVAVSTPPRNSTPPVVSSALSPSAPHRLSSPPLVVQGLRRSPVSGSQMSPTGSTHPSVVSPPSSVCASPTKSSAPPPLMEKASRPSTISTPHSLTALSSVTSMYSPSAVVSSFTTTSVPPLSVSAPISALQQMVQGSRPPPLTPCPPAVTGSSRERLGPPSVCGPLSSVTATSCRPPSTGSAPPSSVSAPHMSGPLTPLAVSMSPLSVRAPFDSVPTPPQALSPPLVSSQNAALTSSPKAVSFPPSTAYGPRTMPVSGPPPLTSPARVSPVSRPPSLMSALPPAVTAPLQAHISASSAPPTPQQCPKMSLLETERHGIRNKGGFSIGPIGGPGERMAQDEPERDMVMMSSKIDATEAQSKTHSSKYFPMTPQQSKSSPRSTGYVDRNPPTVFTETDTDLKQSLDDTCETGKSVDESFLAVSTCLNSTTMEDTSFTEKESTFYSSLDDTSRLDDPPGMNDTSGLDDDSCMDYSRFDDASRLDDDDSSRLDDTSCMDSVSQMDDASCTENRSQICDTTMYSSFSMVDSRDGVLDDTQADSSRAEETMDSCLSTKESMLESTVNNTSQIEDSQIESSQNEASLSSSFSPFKPAPGRREIDEEPEGRDIPDSAETINGNGIADAATVAPSSMVKKEALVALLVESPVVPLLLPTPADAPPPTGRKTKTPGKPRKPRAPSSSTPIPKVPGQVQRKPKTKSPKVDKVEKGKKKLEKEGLAEKEKGTGRKRKKSIKAEVTEPPGGITGEVVDGSFPGQEPIKTIVAASGETLPIVKPKKVKKAKKLEPKPAKIQKMETDTKTNEEDNDGDDSSTAGDTPRRRIATEEQVHFPLFHGWRREIRVKKTEDRLKGETWYYSPCGRRMKQFPEVIKYLNRHQDSLVTREHFSFSPRMPVGDFYEEKDTPEGVQWVLLANEEVPSMIMAITGRRGRPPNPDKEKPRSRVRRTKVGQVRRPGRPPKPKMVDLLSKVDARMLKKLEAKEALTDEDKEKLVKIKKKLKRKARMKRNEDAKNKKIKQEKKKAKLDKEKETKEPEGNAELVDQETPQAPQPTPQPAPDPKKPGRKKRVKAEVPVPVPETDQERLAQGKRVLGARSKAKALAKAQAEAEAAAQAALTAKRQAERRAQAQRRLEERKRQQMILDELKKPVEDMCLTDHQPLPELSRIPGLVLSGPAFSHCLTVVEFLHSYGKVLGLNIPSDVPSLSTLQEGLLGLGDSQGEVQDLLLKLVEAALHDPGLPPFYQSVKILGEKLVDLELTRSTVSEGARVFLEAHRFDTEVCTSLRTKTFHTLSPDTKAAILGFLVEELNGSNIVISEIDNTLENMATYRKNKWIIEGKLRKLKAALARRTGRSEEELCLEERRRSARVAEEENLSLEEGSPLERGSRRARKEEPKLSDSDSPSNATIPELERQIDKLTKRQVFFRKKLLQSSHSLRAVSLGQDRFRRRYWALPHLGGVLVEGPEEILVSEDILVADVPITLVKKEPKVEEKPTPITPPSSSPPPPAQSKTTSPEEDPLPGTASLMSSPRGRGRPRKIKPEVELHLRTAKIRRRRRSSKSGGEEGPAVTKDTNGTHDLTQAAFQNWLGQSQGAVTNGTSPTTGEPVEGRQAEDSVKEMAQKQGQWFNLLPKEPCDPNSLTEPQMPTSTSTSPKGPPQLPSHLPALAAPLLQSGPQLTGLNPDAPPNPQLDTIPPLQGDTTPPLTATPAPARPIRRRRRGSSPARRGGARGGAAKRRGRPPSTLFQEIEQQYFTQLVVKPIPASMVRGWWWIRDTEELALTLRAMHPRGIREKVLHKHLAKHMDYLTDMCTRTVNDPVFQVKVEEGDALLEALQQPWQVQERSLETDISALRWVEDLEQRVITADLHLKVAPQSGTDGNTETPAPVAGFQPYTAPEPDSTRDDLHYYEHDTDPRDDWIVRTKKEWSDLPRIATHPLDLAVLRLANLERNIDRRYLKEPLWNLAEVVRLAPLTPSPGEESHMDVMSLESEITPRLRTWRQALDRCRSAPQMCLCLLQLEKAIAWERSVVKVTCLLCRKGDNDEYLLLCDGCDRGCHMYCLRPKVTQVPEGDWFCPTCSSKEDDESQQTQRSSKQRTRVKKRRYEDGSSDEETAPRRGAGMTTRHKDGPPASSSSSRYSGDGGSGCSPAKRRRMTTRNQPDLTYCEIILMEMEAHADAWPFLEPVNPRLVPGYRRIIKTPMDFLTMRERLLQGGYCSCEEFAADAQLVFNNCELFNEDTSEVGMAGHSMRRFFENRWAEFYENKDK; translated from the exons ATGGAGGCAAATAACCATTTCAACTATGGCAGCCACTCTGTATCGTCAAACTCAGGACTGAAACTCTCCTCAGGGGATTCTCCCTACACTAACGGGTCCTCCATGAGCTTCCCTCAGCAAGGGAAAA ATATAAACGgtgaaatgaatgtgaatggtgTCACTACTGTAATTGGGTCCAGTGTGCCTGGCTCCCACCCACCAACGGCTCCTTACCCTCATATGAGCAACCATCACCATCAGGGCAGCATGGGCTATGACTATGGACTGTGGGCAGGACAGCCACAGTACAGCCCAACCATGAGCTCTCCATCTGGGCATGGAATGCATCAGAAGCAGCCTCCTCCTGGAGTGATGCAACAACAGACCCAGCACCACTTCCAAGGTCATGGACAGTACCAACTAAATGGTGGCATGGGAGGGTCCCGTCAGCCCCCTGTGGCGGCCCTGCCTAATGTGACTCTGTCGGGGAATCAGTACTGGAACAGAGGTAACCCAGGGCAACAGCAGATGGGGTATAACTCTCATGGTGTGTATGGGGCCTACCAGAGTCAGGTGCACCCTGGGATTGCACCctcacagcaccaccagcagcagtCCCTACAGTCTCCCCCTCACCAACAGACACAGCAGCACCTTCACCATCACCCTCACCAtcagcaccagcagcaccagcagcaacCTCAGCATTATGGCATGGTGCCCAATGGGATGCCCTACTACCAGCATCAGCCGCAGCACCCACCCCTGCCTGCTCCCCAACCCCAGGCCCCACCCCCGCCGCAACCCCAGACGCAATCTCAAATGATGCCGCCAACCTCCCAGAATTTCACTCCCCCACGTGGCAGCCCCCAGCACCACAATTTGGGGAGAGGGGGCAACGGCAGCCCTCTCCCTATGGGGGTATCCTCTGTACCAATGATGTCACCCTCAGCAGTTCCGGATGGTGGGTCACCCCAGAGCCAGACCAGTGAGAGGAGTCCTCATGGCACCAATGTGGGGATGCCTCCTGTCATGCAAG GGAGGATAAGTGAGTATAAAGAATCAGATAAAAGCTACAATGGGATGGAGATGTCATCTGTATCCCAGCGCCTGCCCAAATGTGACAGTTAcccctctcagccccctggACCCCTGACTGGGCCCACCAGTGACTACTGCCAGCCAGTGACCCAGCGCCTTGAAGTGGCGTCCTCATCCCGGGATCCGGTCATGACCGCACCTCCCCACTCAATGTCGTCGCCTCCCTCGGCCGTGTCGGCTCCGCCTCCTGTGCTTGTTACATCGTCTGTGGCAACAACACCTCCAAGGGTGTCAGCTTCTGGTCCTCCTCAGCCTTCACCAGGACCCCCAGTGGTTTTATCCCCTGTGGCTGTATCTACTCCTCCACGGAACTCAACACCTCCCGTGgtgtcctctgctctctctccatctgcgcCACACAGGCTGTCCTCCCCTCCGTTGGTGGTCCAAGGCCTTAGGCGTTCCCCTGTATCTGGGTCTCAGATGTCCCCTACTGGATCCACTCATCCATCAGTagtgtctcccccctcttcagTGTGTGCATCCCCTACTAAATCTTCTGCACCTCCACCCTTGATGGAAAAAGCCAGTCGACCTTCAACAATATCTACACCCCATTCTCTCACAGCCCTTTCATCAGTGACCTCAATGTATTCACCATCTGCAGTGGTCTCTAGTTTTACCACGACATCGGTTCCCCCCCTCTCCGTTTCTGCACCGATCTCTGCTCTTCAGCAGATGGTCCAGGGATCCAGACCTCCTCCTCTGACGCCATGCCCTCCAGCTGTCACTGGATCttcgagagagaggctgggacctCCATCAGTATGTGGGCCTCTGTCATCAGTGACGGCAACAAGTTGTCGACCTCCTTCAACAGGTTCTGCACCTCCCTCATCAGTGTCTGCCCCTCACATGTCAGGACCTTTAACTCCCTTAGCAGTGTCCATGTCTCCTTTATCTGTCAGAGCACCTTTTGACTCAGTGCCCACACCTCCTcaggctctctctcctccattagTCTCTTCGCAAAACGCTGCACTAACCTCATCTCCTAAGGCGgtgtccttccctccttcaACAGCCTATGGGCCTAGAACCATGCCTGTATCTggacctcctcctctcacatctCCTGCCAgggtctctcctgtctccaggcCTCCTTCCTTGATGTCTGCTCTTCCTCCAGCAGTGACAGCTCCTCTTCAGGCCCATATTTCTGCTTCCTCTGCGCCTCCCACACCCCAACAATGCCCCAAAATGTCTCTCCTTGAGACAGAGCGTCATGGCATCAGGAATAAGGGTGGTTTTTCTATTGGACCTATTGGAGGACCAGGGGAAAGAATGGCTCAAGACGAGCCTGAAAGGGATATGGTTATGATGTCATCAAAGATTGATGCTACTGAGGCTCAGAGTAAGACTCACTCAAGTAAGTATTTTCCCATGACTCCCCAGCAGTCAAAGAGCTCTCCCAGAAGCACAGGATATGTTGACAGAAACCCCCCCACAGTCTTTACAGAGACGGATACAGATCTGAAACAAAGCTTGGATGACACCTGTGAGACTGGGAAGTCGGTGGATGAGTCCTTCCTGGCGGTGTCCACATGTCTCAATAGCACCACAATGGAAGACACCAGTTTTACTGAGAAGGAATCAACTTTTTACTCGTCACTGGATGACACCTCGAGACTTGATGACCCCCCTGGCATGAATGACACCTCTGGTTTGGATGACGACTCATGTATGGATTACTCTCGATTTGACGATGCTTCTAGATTAGATGACGATGACTCTTCTCGCTTGGACGACACCTCTTGCATGGACAGTGTCTCTCAAATGGATGATGCTTCTTGTACGGAGAATAGGTCACAAATATGTGACACCACAATGTATAGCAGTTTTTCCATGGTTGACTCCAGAGATGGTGTTCTGGATGATACCCAGGCGGACAGCTCTCGGGCTGAGGAGACCATGGACAGCTGCCTGAGCACCAAGGAGTCAATGCTGGAGTCCACTGTAAACAACACCTCCCAGATTGAAGACTCCCAGATTGAGTCATCGCAGAATGAGGCCTCCCTGTCAAGCTCCTTCAGCCCGTTCAAGCCTGCACCAGGCCGCAGAG AAATAGATGAGGAGCCAGAGGGTAGGGACATACCAGACTCTGCTGAAACCATCAATGGAAATGGCATTGCCGATGCTGCAACTGTGGCTCCCTCATCCATGGTCAAGAAGGAGGCTCTTGTAGCGCTCCTTGTGGAGAGCCCCGTTGTTCCCCTACTTCTGCCAACACCTGCTGATGCTCCGCCTCCCACTGGGAGAAAGACAAAAACTCCTGGAAAACCCCGGAAGCCCAGAGCTCCATCCTCCTCTACTCCAA TTCCCAAGGTCCCTGGGCAAGTCCAGAGAAAGCCCAAAACGAAATCTCCCAAGGTGGATAAGGTCGAGAAAGGGAAGAAGAAGCTTGAGAAAGAAGGGTTAgctgagaaggagaaaggaactGGTCGAAAACGAAAGAAGAGCATTAAAGCAGAAGTTACAGAGCCACCAGGAGGCATCACAGGCGAGGTGGTTGATGGGTCATTTCCTGGTCAAGAGCCAATCAAAACAATTGTTGCGGCCAGTGGTGAAACCCTACCCATTGTCAAACCCAAGAAGGTCAAAAAGGCCAAGAAGCTGGAGCCAAAACCAGCCAAAATACAGAAAATGGAGACGGACACTAAAACTAATGAAGAGGACAATGATGGAGATGATAGTTCCACTGCAG GTGACACTCCCAGGAGGAGGATAGCTACAGAGGAACAGGTCCACTTCCCTTTGTTCCATGG ctggaggagggagatccGGGTGAAGAAGACTGAGGACAGGCTGAAGGGGGAGACCTGGTACTACAGTCCCTGTGGAAGGAGGATGAAGCAGTTTCCTGAAGTCATTAAG TACCTGAACAGGCATCAAGACAGCCTGGTCACAAGGGAACACTTCAGCTTCAGCCCTCGCATGCCCGTAGGAGACTTCTATGAGGAGAAAGACACGCCAGAG GGAGTGCAGTGGGTTCTGTTGGCTAATGAGGAGGTGCCTTCCATGATCATGGCCATCACTGGTCGCCGCGGGCGGCCTCCAAATCCTGACAAGGAGAAGCCGAGATCTCGAGTTCGACGCACCAAGGTTGGACAGGTGCGACGTCCAGGCAGGCCCCCCAAGCCCAAGATGGTAGACCTGCTCAGCAAGGTAGACGCCCGGATGCTAAAGAAACTGGAGGCAAAGG AAGCACTTACTGATGAGGACAAAGAAAAACTTGTAAAAATCAAGAAGAAATTGAAGAGAAAG GCAAGGATGAAAAGGAACGAAGATGCAAAGAACAAGAAAATaaaacaagagaagaagaaagccaAA cttgacaaagagaaagagaccaaGGAGCCAGAGGGAAATGCAGAGCTTGTAGATCAGGagaccccccaggcccctcagCCGACCCCACAGCCTGCTCCAGATCCCAAGAAGCCCGGTCGCAAGAAGAGGGTGAAGGCTGAGGTGCCTGTGCCGGTGCCCGAGACTGACCAGGAGAGGCTGGCCCAGGGGAAGAGGGTGCTCGGGGCTCGGAGCAAGGCCAAAGCCCTGGCTAAGgcccaggcagaggcagaggctgcAGCCCAGGCTGCCCTGACAGCAAAGaggcaggctgagaggagggcGCAGGCCCAGAgacggctggaggagaggaagaggcagcagaTGATCCTGGACGAGCTTAAGAAGCCCGTTGAGGACATGTGTCTGACGGACCACCAG CCCCTTCCAGAGCTGTCTCGGATTCCTGGATTGGTTCTCTCTGGCCCAGCCTTCTCCCACTGTCTGACGGTGGTGGAATTCCTGCACAGCTACGGGAAGGTCCTGGGTCTAAACATCCCCAGTGATGTTCCTAGCCTCAGCACTCTGCAGGAGGGCCTTCTCGGACTGGGGGATAGCCAAGGGGAGGTCCAGGACCTTCTGCTGAAGCTGGTGGAAGCAGCACTCCACGACCCAGGCCTACCGCCTTTTTACCAG TCTGTGAAGATCCTGGGTGAGAAGCTTGTTGACCTGGAGCTGACTCGTAGCACAGTGTCAGAGGGGGCTCGGGTCTTCCTTGAAGCACACCGGTTTGACACTGAAGTGTGCACCAGTTTGCGCACCAAAACCTTCCACACCCTATCTCCAGACACCAAGGCTGCCATCTTGGGCTTCCTGGTGGAAGAGCTGAATGGCAGCAACATTGTTATAAG TGAGATTGACAACACACTGGAAAACATGGCTACCTACAGGAAAAACAAGTGGATCATCGAAGGGAAGCTGCGAAA GCTGAAGGCGGCGCTAGCACGGCGGACAGGCCGCTCTGAGGAGGAGCTGTGTCTGGAGGAGCGGAGGCGTAGCGCCCGGGTGGCCGAGGAGGAGAACCtcagtctggaggaggggagtccTCTGGAGCGAGGCAGCCGCCGCGCACGCAAGGAGGAGCCCAAACTCAGCGAC AGTGACAGCCCCTCCAACGCCACCATTCcagagctggagagacagatcGATAAGCTAACCAAG CGGCAGGTGTTTTTCCGCAAGAAGCTGCTCCAGTCATCCCACTCTCTCCGTGCTGTTTCTCTGGGCCAGGACCGCTTCAGGCGCAGGTACTGGGCCCTGCCCCACCTGGGGGGGGTCCTGGTCGAGGGCCCGGAGGAAATCCTGG TTTCAGAAGACATCCTGGTGGCAGATGTGCCCATCACTTTGGTGAAGAAGGAacccaaggtggaggagaagcccACTCCCAtcactcctccatcctcctcccctccccctcctgctcagtCCAAGACCACCTCCCCGGAGGAGGACCCCCTCCCCGGCACAGCCTCCCTCATGAGCAGCCCAAGGGGCCGTGGGCGCCCCCGCAAAATCAAGCCAGAGGTGGAGCTGCATCTCCGAACTGCCAAGATCCGTCGCCGTCGCCGTAGCAGCAagtctggaggtgaggaggggccgGCCGTAACCAAGGACACCAACGGAACACATGACCTCACACAGGCTGCCTTCCAAAACTGGCTCGGCCAATCGCAGGGTGCGGTGACCAACGGAACAAGCCCCACGACAGGGGAGCCTGTGGAAGGACGCCAAGCAGAAGACAGCGTGAAAGAGATGGCCCAGAAACAGGGACAGTGGTTTAACCTGCTGCCCAAAGAGCCGTGTGACCCCAACTCTCTGACCGAACCCCAGATGCCAACCTCCACCAGCACCTCCCCCAAAGGCCCCCCTCAGCTGCCCAGCCACCTGCCTGCCCTGGctgctcctctcctgcag TCTGGCCCACAGCTGACAGGGCTGAACCCAGacgccccccccaaccctcagtTGGACACCATTCCTCCCCTCCAGGGGGATACCACTCCACCCCTTACTGCCACCCCAGCTCCTGCCCGACCGATccgcaggaggagaaggggcagCAGCCccgccaggagggggggggctcgaGGGGGTGCAGCCAAGCGCCGCGGCCggccaccctccaccctcttccaGGAGATTGAACAGCAGTATTTCACCCAGCTTGTGGTCAAGCCCATCCCTGCAT CGATGGTGCGTGGCTGGTGGTGGATCAGGGACACAGAGGAGCTGGCTCTCACCCTGCGGGCCATGCACCCCCGGGGCATCAGGGAGAAGGTGCTCCACAAACACCTGGCCAAGCACATGGACTACCTGACCGACATGTGCACGCGCACAGTCAACG ACCCTGTCTTCcaggtgaaggtggaggagggggacgctCTGCTGGAGGCCTTGCAGCAGCCGTGGCAGGTGCAGGAACGTTCTCTGGAGACGGACATCAGCGCCCTCCGTTGGGTGGAGGACCTGGAGCAGAGGGTCATCACTGCAGACCTACACCTCAAA GTGGCTCCTCAGAGTGGCACAGATGGAAACACTGAGACACCAGCACCAGTAGCAGGATTCCAG CCCTACACGGCCCCGGAGCCTGACTCCACCCGTGACGACCTTCATTACTACGAGCACGACACTGATCCTCGCGACGATTGGATAGTGCGGACCAAGAAGGAGTGGTCAGACCTTCCACGCATCGCCACCCATCCTCTGGACCTGGCCGTGCTGCGGCTGGCCAACCTGGAGAGGAACATCGACAGACGCTACCTGAAGGAGCCCCTCTGGAACCTGGCCGAGGTGGTGCGCCTTGCCCCCCTCACGCCCTCCCCCGGAGAGGAGTCCCACATGGATGTCATGAG TCTGGAAAGTGAGATCACCCCTAGACTCAGGACGTGGAGGCAGGCCCTGGACCGCTGCCGCAGCGCCCCCCAAATGTGCCTGTGTCTACTACAGCTGGAGAAGGCCATCGCCTGGGAGAGATCTGTGGTCAAAGTG ACGTGCCTGCTGTGCCGGAAGGGTGACAACGACGAGTACCTGCTGCTTTGTGACGGCTGTGACCGTGGCTGCCACATGTACTGCCTCAGACCCAAGGTCACCCAGGTCCCAGAGGGAGACTGGTTCTGTCCCACTTGCAGCTCCAAG GAGGACGATGAGTCGCAGCAGACCCAGCGCTCCTCCAAACAGAGGACCcgggtgaagaagaggaggtaCGAGGACGGCAGCTCCGATGAAGAGACGGCGCCCAGGCGCGGTGCCGGCATGACCACGCGGCACAAGGAcggcccccctgcctcctcctcatcctcccgtTACTCAGGAGACGGAGGCAGCGGATGCTCCCCCGCCAAACGCCGTCGCATGACGACCCGTAACCAGCCCGACCTCACCTACTGCGA GATCATCCTGATGGAAATGGAAGCTCACGCAGACGCCTGGCCCTTCCTGGAGCCTGTCAACCCACGCCTGGTGCCCGGCTACCGGCGCATCATCAAGACCCCCATGGACTTCCTCACCATGAGGGAGCGGCTGCTGCAGGGAGG GTACTGCAGCTGCGAGGAGTTTGCGGCGGacgcccagctggtgtttaACAACTGTGAGCTCTTCAACGAGGACACCTCAGAGGTGGGCATGGCCGGACACTCCATGAGGCGCTTCTTTGAAAACCGCTGGGCGGAGTTCTATGAGAATAAGGACAAATGA
- the ptges3b gene encoding prostaglandin E synthase 3b, with amino-acid sequence MHPATAKWYDRRDYVFIEFCVADSRDVKVNFDKAKFGFSCFGGTDNVKHDNEVDLFEAIDQNESKHKRTDRSVLCCLRKADPGKAWPRLTKDKAKVTWLSVDFNNWKDWEDDSDEELGNFDRFSEMMNTMGGEDDLPDLDGADDESADSDDEKMPDLE; translated from the exons AAGTGGTACGACAGGCGGGATTATGTTTTCATTGAGTTCTGTGTCGCAGACAGCAGGGATGTTAAGGTCAATTTCGACAAGGCAAAGTTTGGTTTCAG TTGTTTTGGGGGAACTGACAACGTCAAACATGACAATGAAGTAGACCTTTTTGAAGCTATTGATCAAAAT gagtCCAAACATAAACGGACAGATCGatctgtgttgtgctgtttaCGAAAAGCAGATCCAGGAAAGGCGTGGCCAAGGCTAACAAAGGATAAAGCTAAG GTAACCTGGCTGAGTGTGGACTTTAACAACTGGAAAGACTGGGAGGATGATTCAGATGAGGAGCTTGGCAACTTTGACCGTTTCTCAGAG ATGATGAACACcatgggaggggaggatgacctACCTGATTTAGATGGAGCTGAT GATGAGTCTGCAGATAGTGATGATGAAA aaatgcCAGATTTGGAATGA